The window ttgaaatacgtgtcgagcagttgaaaagaaacgtataaaattaaatgggatggagggagtatatttttaaatgcAAATACATTCGTATACTGCCCACCAAATCTGGAGACCAATTCACACGAAAATTGATCGATACCTCGAGTGATCAATATTGCTTCACACTAGTAAATCATGAAACGAACTCTATCAAAACGTTTGCAGGTTTATTATTGCCAACCAGAAATATTTAACACAACTGAATGCATAAAGTGGTTGCAGAATCTCAGAAACAGATGAAGAATATTTCCAACTCAAAACCAAGAAAACAAATAAGCATGAAATCAATACACAACTTTTTCCTTATAAGCTGGCCAGACTCTGTCCCATGCTGATGAGAAACTGCGCATTTTGACGAGCCAtgtccatctgaatctgaagcCTCTGCATCTGAGCCTGATGATCCACCACAACTTCCTCAAGCGATTTACCTTCATATTTGTCCTTCTCATTCAGACAGCCTAAATGTATCCCATACTTGCAATCCGCACAATAGTACAACCAATAGCTTTCTGGCACAACATTTTCACAAACTTTACACGAGAATGTGATCCCAGGCTGCTCTGCTTTCTCGTTTTCAGTAACCGGGCTTGAGTACATAAGCGATAACTCGTGATCATGATGGTCAGATTTAACAGTTTCGGGCAATGAAGAACAGCTGACATGGAGGTCATAGTCACAAGTTGAGCAATTGTAGGTGAAACCACTTCCTACTCCGAAACATGCATTGCAAGTAAACTTCTCTGTTTCTTTGTTTACCGGAGATGCAAGAAGAGTCAGGGGGTGTTCGACGTGGGACTTGTGTCGAATTTCTCTAGGCAACTCGAAGCATTTTTTGTGGAGATGGTAGTCACATTTGGATTTGCTACAACGATAGGCCGTGCCAATGATTTCTTCCTCACAAGCCGAACAAAATAAGGGGTCCTCGTCTTCAAATTCGGATGGATACAGGGGATGCGAATGACTGAAATGCTTTAGGCCACGAGGTTTTATGACCCGACTCGCGCCTGCATTTTCCACCCCCACTGGATCATCACTTTGCAGTACTTGCACCTCCCCACTAGGATTAGGCATTGCTTCATTTTTCGTATTGTGATCCACAGTAGCGTCATCACGGGCCTCAACGGGAGGAGCCAAATGAACTTGCTGAGGATGATGCGTTTGATTCTGAAGAGTAATGTCTGGAACATCACAAGTTTGAGGGGTATGGTTAGCACTTGTTGGCATATAAGCACAATGGACATGAAGATCAAAGTCGCAATGCGAACAACTATAGGACAATCCAGTCCCAACAAGATTGCATGAGTTGCAATAAAATGTGTTGGAGGGGTAAGTAGGGTAAGGCACGAGGGTAAGAGGGTGAGGAGGGTGAGATGCATGTGTCATGGAGCGGCTCGCGCTGAAACAGAATTCATGGAGGAAGAAATTGCAAGGCCAGCACACGTAGACCGCGCCCGTGGCCGGAGAGTTGCAGCCGGAGCAAGTGACTTCGGTTCCTTGAATCACTTGGTGAACAATGAGGCTATGGTTGTGGCTAAAATGCTTGAACTCCATGGGGAAGGATGAGTTGGTGCTTGTGATTTCGGTGGGGATAATAAGGTGCACTAGCAAGATGTTTTAAGCTTGGATTTCGTTGACTTTTTGTAAGTCATGTGCCAACTTTTCGTCGAAGATGCTTGGatgtttatataatttcatCACAAATGAGTTGTTGATGTGCTGAGTATGTCTTGGTATGCAGCTTGTGCATGGAGTCCTCGTTGACTTTTGTAATCGAATGTCAATGCATGTATAattattgaacaacttgtacattGCTGATTTGTTCTTCCCAATATTTCTCAAATAAGGACAGTTTGGTtggacttaaaagaagtgacttattgcttaaaatgaagaagtggattataattaaaaagttggtctgaacttataagttattaaaagtgtttggataccataacttataaattatttagtgTTTGGATatcttaacttataagttaatataatccaataaatttttaatataaaattgttttttttattaaaaaaataattacaataaTTGAAGATTTATACTATTTAAATTacaataatacaaaattttttattatataaattcctTCTAATTAACTTTacgagaaaaaagaaaaagtgttCTATGATTAGAACATATTGGTTTAAAAAAGAAtgtcaattttaatttaagaataTCTGAAGATAAAAATCCTTGTGTTTTGCGGGAGATAGTGCATCAAGCGCTGTGCTTACATTTGTAAGAGACTGTTGATAATGATAACAATTGTCTGATATAAATACGTATTAAGAAGTACATTAGGAAGAGCAGAAGAAGCTATGGTGAAAAAAAAGCTACAAATCGTAGCTTCTTTTCTGAACTTCTCAAGCCTAGTAGAAGTGCTTTAAATATTTAGCCAAACACACGCCTGTGAAGTAGAAGTCCACTTCTAGGTTAAAAAAGTTGAGAAGCTCGTTACCCAAACACATACTTAGACTTATTCGAGATAAGCACAATTTTGAGTCGTTTAGCCTTATAAATCACTACGATTCTTTTGCTCGCTACCGCGACCTTCTTTTTTGTTtgcattttatttatatatatctataattttgttcacagtagatgataattattataacttattatattaaatttaatccAACATAGTTGATATAAGAAAACATAGAATtgcatattaataatataaaatatcatgtcctagtgatttacgACATCTggttgatataattttatttatttttgtcaggatctacatactcgtagatgagttgtattaTAGATACAATAGCTGCAACAGGGATTCCTTTCATCTAATCGAAAAATACGTAGGTATCTCCAAAATTTGTTAACTATACTTCAGCTAAAATATAATGTAAACGAGTTTTTTCgtcaaaattagaaaataaattttttaattcaaatgaAAGTACCTCTATAGCATTTAGGTTTACAACTCGAGATTATAACAATAATTGTATGTTCAACTACATCACTCAAGGCTTTCATCGTAGAAAATGACTTACTTTGATGTGTTGTTCCAAATTTCACAATATATATAGgatcgcgctcaagagagaaccaatgcttaaaatagaaaGTAGAAATTTCACACTACGCCATAAAAGGTCTTAtctaacataaaaaaattgttgcagAATGGGGTCAATATGTTGCTAGAGGCCCATAAAAGGGCTAACGCaacatttattttatgataGGATTTTCGCCGTTGCCTTAGGGGGTCTAAGGCAACATTCCGTTTGCCTACAGCAACAACCGATATATGTTAGCAAAGAGTGTTTAATCTAACATTTTATTCTCCTACTCcaacaaaaaattatgtttacttagagtaatttaattttcttataataGTGGGTCCCACTGTGGGGCCCACTCGGGCCCACTGTGGGGCCCATCTCAGGCCCACCAGGTTGTTAGGTGGCAGCAGCTAAATTGGCAACATATCTTCCTGCAACAgttttttaaatacaaattgTGCAACATTTAAACAAGCTACTGCAACATTTTATCCAGAAAAATTTGCAATTCAACAGTTAAAATACAATACTTCCCAAAATTTGTCCATCATTTCAACAAACCATTGCAAATATACAAAAACCAACATCAAATCCATAGCTAAGCCAACATATATATCCAGAATCGAGCAACTACCAGCAAACTAACAGTCTAAATAACCAAAAGTCTTGATAACCATACTATTAGCTAGtcaaaataattcaaataaccAAAAGTCTAAATAACCATACTATTAGCAAACTAGAGGCTGTTGCCTCTAGTCATTGGTGTGCCATCGTCATCGTCACTGCACTTGTGCACACAGCTCTGTAACATCAATTGTGATGTTGAGGTTTGCTTCTCCAAGTTTTTTAAGGACCGATGCCAAATTTTGTTGCACCTTCTTGTTTACCTGCTTAACTACCTCTTCTTGGATTTTTTTCACTTTTTCCTCGACTTCAGCAGCAAGGCCTTCCTTAATTTTTGTTGTCAATTTTTTGACATACTTATCCGTTGGAGCAGCAAAAccctatatttttcttaaattttcaggatctaaatctaaatacttgtttttttgcatctttgtgtgtgttcaaaagtaatttcaaaaaaattaaattattaaaagtaattTGAATTTACAATCTTCATAAGCATGTTATCAAAGTCTGCAGCAGTTCACCTTCTTTTTGTTGCCAAGTTGCAGTGCACGTGTTATGTTCagtttataaaaattgaaaagtttTGTAGTACTAGTAGATTTTCCTTATTATTCTTCATTTTGTAACAAATAATAAGCGATTCAAATTTAAGTACCGAATCATCATCTTAAAGTTATTTTCAGAAAACCCATCATCTTAAACGTTTGTAAGAGAAAATCTTCTCTATCAAACCATCACTCTCGTGCCTGCGATCGAAATGGGGTATTTAATCTGCACAAAATCTCGGGGGTACGTACAATCAAAGATTCAAAGATGTGGAGCCAACAATAGTAGTGGGTATCGTCGACGTTATCGATATTAAAGGTTCAGATGCAAGAGATTACGATCCGATAACGTTTTTCATTTACTCTATTCTTTGAGTTGGTAAGATTATTATCATAATTTCTGCAAATCAAAATCTCCTCGTCCTTAATAAAAGAGGTACTTTTTTTCTCGTTTATCTTATTTATAGACTTAATGTTTGGTATATGATTTGGTGTTTGTTTAGATTGTTATATGTTGTGATAATACATACAATCtaaaattcttttttatttttctgttcTAATTCTGAGGTCTTTTTCGGTAGAACGGTGATCAGAATCAATGATTTGGATAATtggtaatttttatttgtattagtgAAAAGATCAAGTTGATTTACGGAATCTATATTTTTCTAACAATTTTCCGGCATTTTTTGTTTTGATCGGATTTGATGAAGGTGGCATGTTTTGTTTTCTAACATAATACTTGTTGAATATATGATCGTAATGCGTGTTCTTGATTTTGTGGGTGTTCTGGGTATCTCTTGAATGTGTAGGTGTGTGAAGTGTGTGTTTTAATCTTTTGTATTGAAAATGTTAGTtgttaaaatgttttttttagaTACTTGCACCAATGGATATAcaattttgttatgattttaatatttttgattttattaatgttgGTATCGtgttcatataatatatttgttaatatgcAACGATTGTCTTTTAAAAAAAGTAGTCTTTAAATACGTCGgtttttttgataatatctCGAGCAAATTTGGCATGTTTATAAACTGTAAATTATGATGTTTTGAATCTCAATGCTCATTTTGTGCTTGATttgatgttttaaattttagtataaatattatttatgatatcaTTTAGTGTCAATTATGTTGATTAATAAAGGATGATTTTGTTATGCCTTT of the Daucus carota subsp. sativus chromosome 4, DH1 v3.0, whole genome shotgun sequence genome contains:
- the LOC108217730 gene encoding uncharacterized protein LOC108217730 — translated: MEFKHFSHNHSLIVHQVIQGTEVTCSGCNSPATGAVYVCWPCNFFLHEFCFSASRSMTHASHPPHPLTLVPYPTYPSNTFYCNSCNLVGTGLSYSCSHCDFDLHVHCAYMPTSANHTPQTCDVPDITLQNQTHHPQQVHLAPPVEARDDATVDHNTKNEAMPNPSGEVQVLQSDDPVGVENAGASRVIKPRGLKHFSHSHPLYPSEFEDEDPLFCSACEEEIIGTAYRCSKSKCDYHLHKKCFELPREIRHKSHVEHPLTLLASPVNKETEKFTCNACFGVGSGFTYNCSTCDYDLHVSCSSLPETVKSDHHDHELSLMYSSPVTENEKAEQPGITFSCKVCENVVPESYWLYYCADCKYGIHLGCLNEKDKYEGKSLEEVVVDHQAQMQRLQIQMDMARQNAQFLISMGQSLASL